Proteins from a single region of Primulina tabacum isolate GXHZ01 chromosome 5, ASM2559414v2, whole genome shotgun sequence:
- the LOC142547040 gene encoding uncharacterized protein LOC142547040 yields the protein MEVASLCNRITIGGAPLLVFSSINNSNSSLICTSKFYPSISRSFKAKCCYDNGMNVDSDDDPVTASMAYAILGTEPHCSPAQLKAAFRIKVKQFHPDVMRDGRNSDTMIRRVIQAYEILSNYSRSEIIERECMDPFNQPESEAIDLFVNEVLCIGKGCPYSCVNSAPHAFKFSSLSGSASAASQGHGEDYQVRVAVGQCPRSCIHYVTPSQRIILEELLSGIIGMPYDTSAEADLMYSLIVKAKYENNRYTSPKKKNKNVSNKHVDWF from the exons ATGGAAGTCGCTTCGCTGTGCAATCGGATTACCATTGGAGGAGCACCGCTCTTAGTCTTCAGCTCCATTAACAATAGTAACAGCTCATTGATTTGCACTTCTAAATTCTACCCGTCAATTTCGCGCTCGTTCAAAGCCAAGTGTTGTTACGATAATGGGATGAACGTAGATTCAGATGATGACCCTGTGACGGCTTCTATGGCGTATGCCATCCTGGGAACGGAACCACATTGCTCACCTGCACAGCTGAAAGCTGCTTTTCGAATCAAA GTTAAGCAGTTTCATCCAGATGTGATGAGAGATGGGCGAAATTCGGATACAATGATTCGTCGAGTGATTCAAGCCTATGAG ATTCTATCAAACTACAGTAGATCAGAAATTATTGAGAG AGAATGCATGGATCCATTCAACCAACCAGAATCTGAGGCTATTGATCTCTTCGTGAACGAGGTTCTTTGTATTGGCAAAG GCTGTCCATATTCGTGTGTAAATAGTGCTCCTCAtgctttcaaattttcttcacTCTCTGGATCAGCATCTGCAGCTTCTCAGG GCCACGGTGAAGATTATCAAGTTCGGGTTGCTGTGGGTCAGTGTCCAAGAAGTTGTATTCATTATGTTACGCCATCTCAGAGAATTATTCTAGAGGAGCTTCTTTCTGG CATAATAGGCATGCCATATGATACTTCAGCTGAGGCAGACTTGATGTATTCCCTGATTGTTAAAGCAAAGTACGAGAACAATCGCTACACAAGTCCTAAGAAAAAGAACAAAAACGTTTCAAATAAGCACGTCGATTGGTTTTAA
- the LOC142547041 gene encoding transcription factor BIM2-like isoform X2 — MKSGKGNQEEEEEDAYEDFVTRKDAPPPTNNTKDGKNSNKANAVRSKHSVTEQRRRSKINERFKPTFRDKARRKIIITGAEHCVSSFLSVNF; from the exons atgaaATCTGGAAAGGGTAATCAGGAGGAGGAGGAAGAAGATGCATACGAAGATTTTGTCACACGGAAAGATGCCCCTCCACCCACCAATAACACCAAAG ATGGGAAAAACAGCAACAAGGCGAATGCTGTAAGGTCAAAGCACTCGGTTACGGAGCAGCGCCGCAGGAGCAAGATCAATGAGAG GTTCAAACCAACATTTAGGGATAAGGCTCGTCGTAAGATTATAATAACGGGTGCAGAACACTGCGTTTCGTCCTTTCTAAGTGTTAACTTTTGA
- the LOC142547041 gene encoding uncharacterized protein LOC142547041 isoform X1: MKSGKGNQEEEEEDAYEDFVTRKDAPPPTNNTKDGKNSNKANAVRSKHSVTEQRRRSKINERAWTIQDTGWMARIRTSRQEGFIRSRAGECPGRLLPGPPDAQDSGSSSRELSTWATSI, from the exons atgaaATCTGGAAAGGGTAATCAGGAGGAGGAGGAAGAAGATGCATACGAAGATTTTGTCACACGGAAAGATGCCCCTCCACCCACCAATAACACCAAAG ATGGGAAAAACAGCAACAAGGCGAATGCTGTAAGGTCAAAGCACTCGGTTACGGAGCAGCGCCGCAGGAGCAAGATCAATGAGAG GGCATGGACGATCCAGGATACTGGATGGATGGCCAGAATAAGGACAAGTCGGCAGGAAGGGTTCATCAGGAGCCGGGCGGGTGAATGCCCGGGACGTCTCCTCCCCGGGCCACCGGACGCCCAGGACTCTGGTTCaagctcccgggaactttctaccTGGGCCACCTCAATATGA
- the LOC142547042 gene encoding isoleucine--tRNA ligase, cytoplasmic yields the protein MEEVCEGKEYSFPAQEEKILSLWDEIKAFETQLERTKDFPEYIFYDGPPFATGLPHYGHILAGTIKDIVTRYQSMTGHHVTRRFGWDCHGLPVEHEIDQKLGIKSREDVIRMGIGNYNEECRGIVQRYVSEWEKTVVRMGRWIDFRNDYKTMDLNFMETVWWTFAQLYQKGLVYRGFKVMPYSTGCKTPLSNFEANSNYKEVPDPEIMVAFPIIDDSDGACFVAWTTTPWTLPSNLALCVNANLVYVKVRNKFNGKVYVVAESRLAELPVEKAKKRLPAGGVGVSENSNLKSKSSGAKTKNVDSYEMLDKCTGASLVGKKYIPLFDYFKDFSHVAFRVVADDYVTSDSGTGIVHCAPAFGEDDYRVCMDNSIISKGENLVVAVDDDGCFTERITDFSRRYVKDADKDIIQAVKSKDRLVKTGSFTHSYPFCWRSDTPLIYRAVPSWFVAVEKIKDQLLENNKQTYWVPDFVKEKRFHNWLENARDWAVSRSRFWGTPLPIWISDDSEEIVVMDSIEKLEKLSGAKVTDLHRHKIDHITIPSSRGPEFGVLRRVEDVFDCWFESGSMPYAYIHYPFENVELFENNFPGHFVAEGLDQTRGWFYTLMVLSTALFGKPAFRNLICNGLVLAEDGKKMSKRFKNYPPPSEVINDYGADALRLYIINSPVVRAEPLRFKKDGVYGVVKDVFLPWYNAYRFLLQNAKRLEVEGLAPFAPIDQQILQQSSNVLDQWINSATHSLVHFVRQEMDAYRLYTVVPFLLKFLDNLTNIYVRFNRKRLKGRTGEEDCRTALSTLYHVLLTACKSMAPFTPFFTEVLYQNLRKVTSGSEDSIHYCKFPEVEGKTGDRIEESVNRMMTIIDLARNIRERHNIPLKTPLRAMVIVHPDAEFLDDITGKLREYVLEELNVKSLDPCNDTLKYASLCAEPDFSVLGKRLGKSMGIVAKEVKAMSTEDILAFEKAGEVTIATHVLKLSDIKITRKFKYPDNVKEEELDAAGDGDVLVVLDLRGDDSLFEAGVAREVVNRIQKLRKKVALEPSDIVEVFFKSLDNDKTVFQDIINSQEQYIRDVLGSLLLPSDLIPPRAVILTEEGFHGISNLSFTIILTRPALVFNTDAIAALYAGNTKFAQGLQAYLLMRDYNNLRGEFQLGKGKINVNCIEDQPPVDVVLGDHVFLSFGDYISSTRELVDSSG from the exons ATGGAAGAGGTTTGTGAAGGAAAAGAGTACTCGTTCCCCGCACAGGAGGAGAAAATCCTTTCACTGTGGGATGAAATAAAGGCGTTCGAAACTCAGCTCGAGCGTACCAAGGATTTCCCCGAATACATCTTCTACGACGGGCCACCTTTCGCCACTGGTCTTCCGCACTACGGTCATATCTTAGCTGGCACGATCAAAGACATCGTGACACGTTATCAGTCGATGACTGGTCATCACGTGACCCGGCGATTCGGGTGGGATTGCCATGGTTTACCTGTGGAGCATGAGATCGATCAGAAATTAGGGATTAAGAGTAGAGAGGATGTGATTCGGATGGGTATTGGGAATTACAATGAGGAGTGTAGGGGAATTGTGCAGAGGTACGTCAGTGAGTGGGAGAAGACGGTGGTTAGAATGGGCCGGTGGATTGATTTTAGGAATGATTACAAGACAATGGATTTGAATTTCATGGAAACTGTGTGGTGGACGTTTGCGCAGTTGTATCAGAAAGGTCTTGTTTATAGAGGTTTTAAG GTGATGCCATACAGTACAGGTTGCAAAACTCCGTTGTCTAATTTTGAAGCCAATTCCAACTACAAGGAAGTCCCAGATCCTGAAATAATGGTAGCCTTTCCCATTATTGATGATTCAGATGGTGCATGTTTTGTGGCATGGACCACAACTCCTTGGACTTTACCTAGCAACCTCGCACTTTGTGTCAATGCCAATCTTGTGTATGTGAAGGTTCGCAATAAGTTCAATGGAAAAGTTTATGTGGTTGCTGAATCTCGTTTGGCAGAGCTTCCTGTTGAAAAGGCAAAAAAAAGATTACCTGCTGGAGGAGTTGGTGTTTCTGAAAATTCAAACCTAAAGAGCAAATCTTCTGGTGCAAAAACAAAGAACGTTGATTCTTATGAAATGTTGGACAAGTGTACTGGAGCTTCACTTGTTGGAAAGAAATATATCCCATTGTTTGATTATTTCAAGGATTTCTCTCATGTGGCATTCAGAGTTGTTGCAGACGACTATGTAACTAGTGATAGTGGTACTGGAATTGTCCACTGTGCTCCTGCATTTGGAGAAGATGATTACCGTGTTTGTATGGATAATTCCATAATTAGCAAGGGGGAGAACCTAGTTGTTGCGGTAGATGATGATGGCTGTTTCACTGAGAGAATCACCGACTTCAGCAGGCGTTATGTAAAAGACGCAGATAAAGATATTATTCAAGCAGTGAAGTCGAAAGACAGGCTTGTCAAAACTGGAAGCTTTACTCATAGTTATCCTTTTTGTTGGAGATCAGATACTCCTCTAATCTATAGAGCTGTGCCCAGCTGGTTTGTTGCTGTGGAGAAGATAAAGGATCAATTGCTTGAGAACAACAAACAGACATACTGGGTCCCTGACTTTGTGAAGGAAAAACGCTTTCATAATTGGCTAGAAAATGCTAGAGATTGGGCTGTCAGTCGAAGTAGGTTTTGGGGTACTCCACTCCCTATATGGATTAGTGACGATAGTGAGGAGATTGTGGTGATGGATTCCATTGAAAAACTTGAAAAACTTTCTGGTGCTAAGGTGACAGACTTGCATCGTCATAAAATTGACCATATCACAATCCCTTCAAGTCGAGGACCTGAATTTGGTGTCCTTCGACGAGTTGAGGACGTGTTTGATTGCTGGTTTGAGAGCGGATCCATGCCTTATGCTTATATCCATTATCCATTTGAAAATGTTGAATTGTTTGAGAACAATTTCCCAGGGCATTTCGTGGCTGAGGGGCTAGATCAAACTCGTGGATGGTTCTATACTCTCATGGTTCTGTCGACTGCACTTTTTGGAAAACCAGCTTTCAGAAATCTCATTTGTAATGGGCTTGTACTGGCTGAGGATGGGAAGAAAATGAGTAAGAGATTCAAGAATTATCCTCCACCATCAGAAGTCATAAATGATTATGGAGCTGATGCATTAAGACTGTACATTATTAACTCCCCTGTTGTTCGTGCTGAacctttgcgttttaaaaagGATGGAGTTTATGGGGTGGTAAAAGATGTTTTCTTGCCATGGTATAATGCCTATAGGTTCCTTCTGCAAAATGCTAAAAGACTTGAAGTTGAAGGACTTGCACCATTTGCACCCATTGACCAACAAATTCTTCAGCAGTCATCCAATGTACTCGACCAATGGATTAACTCAGCGACGCATAGTTTGGTTCACTTTGTGAGGCAAGAAATGGATGCTTATAGACTTTACACAGTTGTTCCTTTTCTACTTAAGTTTTTGGACAACTTGACAAATATTTATGTGCGATTTAATCGAAAAAGACTGAAAGGTCGCACAGGAGAAGAGGATTGCAGAACTGCTCTTTCTACTCTTTATCATGTACTTCTAACTGCATGTAAATCAATGGCTCCATTCACACCATTTTTTACTGAAGTTCTGTATCAGAATTTGAGGAAAGTTACAAGTGGATCAGAAGATAGCATTCATTATTGCAAATTTCCAGAAGTGGAAGGCAAAACAGGGGATCGTATTGAAGAAAGTGTCAATCGGATGATGACAATAATAGATCTCGCACGGAACATTCGTGAGCGTCACAACATACCTCTTAAAACACCACTGAGGGCGATGGTGATTGTGCATCCTGATGCAGAGTTTCTTGATGATATTACCGGCAAACTAAGAGAATATGTACTTGAAGAACTTAATGTGAAGTCTTTAGACCCATGCAACGACACTTTGAAGTATGCTTCTTTGTGTGCAGAACCTGATTTTAGTGTGTTGGGAAAAAGGCTAGGAAAATCGATGGGAATTGTCGCGAAAGAGGTAAAGGCAATGTCAACTGAAGATATCTTAGCTTTCGAGAAAGCAGGAGAGGTTACTATTGCCACACATGTATTGAAGCTTAGTGATATCAAGATAACTAGAAAGTTCAAGTATCCTGATAATGTGAAAGAAGAGGAATTGGACGCAGCTGGTGATGGTGATGTTTTGGTTGTATTGGACTTGCGTGGGGATGATTCGCTGTTCGAGGCTGGAGTTGCTCGAGAAGTTGTCAATCGCATTCAAAAGCTGCGAAAGAAAGTTGCCCTTGAACCTTCTGACATTGTAGAGGTCTTCTTTAAGTCACTGGACAATGATAAGACTGTTTTTCAAGACATAATTAATTCCCAGGAACAATACATTCGGGACGTGCTTGGGTCTTTATTGTTACCATCTGATCTGATTCCACCTCGTGCAGTGATTCTTACCGAAGAGGGTTTTCATGGGATTTCAAATCTCTCCTTTACTATTATCTTGACTAGACCTGCTCTAGTGTTCAACACCGATGCCATTGCTGCGTTATATGCTGGCAATACCAAGTTTGCGCAGGGATTGCAAGCATATTTGCTGATGCGCGATTACAATAATTTGAGAGGAGAATTTCAACTCGGAAAGGGTAAGATTAATGTCAACTGCATTGAAGATCAACCTCCGGTCGATGTAGTGCTTGGAGATCATGTGTTTTTGAGCTTCGGTGATTATATCTCGAGCACTAGAGAGCTCGTTGATTCTTCTGGGTAA